The sequence CCAGCGGTCCGAGTCCCGGTGGAACTCGTGTAACGGGGGTGGGCCCCGGAGGTTGTCGACCCCGGCAGGGGACCTGGAGTTGCGGATCCCGAAGGTGCGGGTCGGGTCGTTCTTCCTGTGTGAAAACCATCGTGCGCACCGGATCGGAACAGCGTCGAACCGAACTCCGGACGCCGCACCCACACGGAATCTTCAGGCACCACGAGTGTCGGCCCTCCTGTGAAGAAGCTCGCTCGTTACCAAGGCCTGCGGGCGATAGCCTCGATCGGTTTCATGCCCTGTCCGAATCGGGCGATGGCCTCACGGTTCTTCTTCAGCTCGCCGTAGGCGATGAAGTGAACGTCCAACACATCGACCACAGGACTGAAGGCGGGACGTTTCAACTGGTCCCGAACTGCAGCCTCGCGGGAATCGGGGGCGACCAGGAACAGCGACAGCCGATCGTGTTTCAGGCCGAGCGCCAGGTCCGACATCCGCAGGATCCCGGAGTAGATGGAGGTCGTATGCTCGACTTCGAAGGCGGCAACCACGCGGCCGGTGGCCGAGTCGACCCAGAGCACGTCGATCAGCCGGATCGCATCGAATGACGGCGTCTTCTCCAACGCTTTCGGGAGGCATTCGAGGCAGCCGTCGGCCAGGCGCCCCCCGTCGTAGTGACGGTTCACGTCGTTGGCGGCGATCCACACGTCGAATCCCACGGCCTTGCCCAGATCCCGCAACCAGCCCTGGATCTCGGTGTGGGTGTGGTCCTGATCGTCCGCGGCCTGAATAGCGCGGTCGGCGCGGTCGGACTCGGCACGGACCTGGGCGAGGTCTTCCTCCCATCGAGCACGCGCCGCGCCATCCAACTCGCGGGGCGGTGGCGGATACCTTCCGGAGCCGATATCGAACAAGAAGCCGGCGATGGCCCCGAGGTCGTTGGAAAGAAGATCCCTGTACTTCGAGTTCATCTCCAGGATGCCCATGCGCATCGCCAGGTACCCGTCCCAGCGGCCCATCCTCACGTTGGCCCCGGTCACGGCGTTGTAGCCCTTGACGATCGCGGTATTGGAGGGCGGGACCACGGTCGGGTGGAGAAAGTAGAGGATGTTGGAGGCGGCAGGACCGAGACCCTTGATCGCTGCACGGTCCAAGGTTCGAATGGCTCCAATGACTTCCGATTCCTCGCCGGAGCAGCAGGCGCACGTCTGGAGGAACCGCCCGAAAGCGAGCTGATTCGCGCGGTTCTCGTAGATGTCGGGGATACGCAGTTTCGGCTTCCAGAGGAAGGCATGATCGGCGCCCCGGAAGATCTGCCTCTGTTCTGCGATGGACTTTACGACCGTTTCGAGCGAGGAGCCCTTGTAGACGTTCCCGAACGTGCCTGCCTCGATCTCGTCGACCACCACGGAAATGCCCTGCCCGATGGAACGGAAGTTCTTCAGCCGCTCCTCCCAGAGGAACCAGGTCCGGTAGGTACCCAGCGAGTCCTCACGCCAATGCGTGAGGAGACGGCGAAGGGGGTCGATCGTGGAAACCGGCGGGTCGGTCGCGTTGCTCAACTTGCCCCTCTCCGAACCATGAAATGGCAGATGGCAGTCGCAGGGTACACCGCCCGTCCACCTTATGGCGGTGTGCGCGTCCGCCCATTCGAGTGCAGGATCCCCGCCGGCGGAAACGGGAGCCCTTGACGTCGCGCCACGCTTCCTTACTCCTTCTCGACGCCATCCCTTGGGCATCGCGTACCTTGTCGCGGCGGTCGCCGTTGTCTTCGCATGGGCGGTTCGCAACGTCGGGCTTCGGACGGTTGAGGCCGAACGGCACGTCGTCGCGAGTCAGGGACCGAGCATGGCGCTGGTGTCTACTCCGGGGAGCTGGGAGTCGCCGTGCAAGGTTCGTCTGTCATCCAGTTCCGAACGTCGCCTGCAGACCCTGGATGAGCTGCTGGGTCTCGGAGTCGCTCAGGCGTGCCGACGCGTGCATCCACCCGAAGTAGACAGGCGGCATCTCGCCCTCCCGGATCGTCTCGACCATCTCACCTACTTCGTTTCCACCGGAGGTCCATTCGGAGAAGTTGAGCTTGCGGCGACCCTCCTCGACGTGTCGCTCGGCGAGCCACGAAATGGGTGCGACGCTGGTGAACCAGGGCCACACCGTCTCGTTGCTGTGACAGTCGAAACAGGCGCGGACGGCAAGCGCTCGGGTCGTCGGTGAATCCCAATGTGGCTCCGCTACCACCGGTGGGTTGACGTGTGCGCGTCCATAGGGGACGGCCTGGATGGCGACCAGCAAGGCGACCAGTCCGATCAGACCCCATTTCGACCACGTTCGCCGGCGCACAGAACCTCCTTGGTTGGATCTCTTGAACACGACGTTGATCCGTCGCGTCGAATCTAGGGTCGCCGAGCCATGTCTGCCCAAGGATCAGGGCTGTCTCTGCAAAGGCGGCTTGGTCGTCAACTGGAAGACGCGTTGTGGGGTCTGACCGAGCCCAAGCCGAGGTACGGCCTTGCGCCAGGGTTGCGGCAACAGGCCGAGCCATCACAGGGCGCGAAAGTCACCTCACACAGCGAGGCTGCTCGTGTCGCCACCGGGTGAATGCTGACCCTTTATCACCGGGTGGGTTCCAGTACTTGTTGCAACACTTCTGCTGGACGTGGAGGATTGAGCCGAGATCCGTCGGCTTTATAGGGCAGAGAGGATGGGGGTCAAGGCGATCTTTGAAGACCGAGGAGCGATGATGAGCATCCCCCCGCTGCTCCCCGACCCATCACAGAGGTTCACAACTCGTCTGCCTCGGGACCATTACGTCAGGGTGGACACCAACGACTATTCGGTGAACCCCCGGTATATGGGACGACGTGTCAATGAGCGGCGTCACCGGTCATGGACGCTGCTGTGAAGTGTCACACTCTCATTCGGTGTTCTTGCACGTTTTGAGAGCGCTGTTTCCACGGAGTGGGAACGGCGCGGTAGCACTCTCATTGCGAGGCAAGCGTGAAGGTTCGGGGTGGTTCCCTGTTCTGGATCAACTACTGCTCGGATATCGGTGTGAAGTCACACAGGTGGTTGGTGGGCGGATTCGCCGGCATGCACGTGAGCGTGCCAATGTCGACCGGATCGACGGGCCGGCCGCGCCACAGGTGGGCCGAGAGACGGTGGCGGCGCCGGAGGGGCTCTCAGGTGCAGGCCAACGCCGCGTTCAGCCCGTCGCAGATCCGGCTCATCTCTCGCGGAGCGAAGGCGGCCGTGCGCCGCAGCAGCTGGCCCTTGTCCAGTTGCAGTACGTCATCGCATAGGACTCTGCCAACGACTGCACCCGAACGGTCTTCGATCGGGACCACAGATGGCAGCGACGGTCGCTTCGGAGAAGTCGTGATCCTGGCGCAGAGGACCGTATCGAGCGATCGGTTCCGTTGCTGGTTCGACACGACGACGAACGGTTTGTCGCCTGCCGGCGTATCTACCATCCACACTTCTCCCCGGTTCACCGTCTTCACTCGGGCCCGCCAATCGCCTCAAACAACGCAGTGAGCGACGTGTCATCTTCTGTTTGCGCCCGCAGGCCGTCTTGGGTCTGTATCTTCAACGGACTGGGATCCAGGCCCAGCAGTTCGCGCAGTTCCGCGTACCCCTGCCCCAGTGCTTCTTCAGAGACCACACGCGCACCAACCTCGGCCAACTGGCGTAGCCGTGAGGCTTCGCTGTGTGCGGCCGGTTCGCCAAGCCTCCGCTCGATTGCCTGCTGCACAGCCTTCTCAGTGCGTGCTCGATCGGCCGTGTCGAGTATGAACGAACTAAGGGTGAGCGTCTTCCTCATGTGCATCACTGTACCGCAACACCGCGCAGATGCAAGTATCGGCATCGGATTAGTGCATCACATCGCCGAGTGGCGATCGTCTGACGTTCCAAGTGAACTCGCTGGGCGATGCGCCCGATTGTCGGAACGGAACTGTGACCCTTAGGCCACCCTGAGCGGCCGTTGACAATCCAGATCAGCACCTACAACGAGCAGAACGGCCGCCTCACAAGCATCAGCCTCTGCGTTCCAACACTCCGCCCGTTCCGTTCCAGAACCCGCCCATCTGGGCGGGCTGTCGGCGCGCATCGCCCCAGGTCAGAGCAGATTTCTTGCAGTCCCCAAAGACCGACTTCGCCGCACTGCAGCATCCGGGTAGCCGCATCATGCGGCCGGCGAATCGCAGGGTGGGACTGTTCCCAATCGCACATCACAAGACTGACCAAGCGCTCTCGCGAATGAGAGCGTGTCGGTCACGGAATGAGAGCGGCGCCGTCATGCTCTCATCATGAAGGTCAGAGCGAAGCGACTCGACGTCTTCCGCGATTGCGCTCCACAAACTGACCAGATGAAGCGGCTCCTCATTGTCGTCGCGGTTGTTGCGCTTGTGGGCCTGGTGATCTGGGCTGCACCCAGCCGCGTCACGATTCTGCGTGTGTTTCTTGATCGCGAAACGACCCTCTTGGCTACTGGATGGGCCAACTCATGCGGCGGGGACCTCTCAGTTGCTGTCCGCGAGACCTCGAACGAGGTCCGTGTCACAGTGCGGGATCACAGGCTCAGGATCAAACTGCTCGGTGGAGCCGGCTGTGCTGATGTGTTTGCGTTCACGCTGGCCGAACCCCTTGGCGACAGAGTATTGGTAGATGGCGCCACTGGTCAGCCAGTCCCAATCCAGCCACCTCGGTAGCCCACTGCGGATAGAGCGGCATGAGTGAACATATGAGACTGGCGTGATGGAATCGTTGCCCCTTGATCCTGAGCATGCGGGGTTCGTCGAACGGGCACGGGCGCATATGCAAAAGCAACGCGAGGAGCTGTCCGGACGGCCTCCGTTCCCCGTGTATGCCCTGGCAACACCAGAGCTGTCTCCCGGAGCGCTGGCAGAGGTGTATAGAGAGAACGATGCTTGGGCGCCGGTGAAGATCGTGTACGGCAGCCCGGTAGCCGCCGACGGTCCGTGGGTCAATGTCACCACCAGCCTCGGGGAGAGTCCAGATTTGGCAGCGGTGCTGGTCGACGAACGAGACCGGCTGTTCGATTAAGCCGGGGTCAACGAACCCGATCCCGGCCAGGCCGACGAGACGGGCTTTGTCGAGATCCAGATCGATGGCGTGAAACAGGAAGCGACCTGGCGGAGAGAAGGGAAACTCTGGGCCGCTCGAGTCGAAATCCGATCGGACACAGGAAACAAACCGGTCACGGTGATCGTCACCGGACGTGGCGTGTCCAGCGACGGCATGACGCTACGGAGCGTCGACGATCTCGCCCCCTACTGGGACGGACGGGAACAGCTGCTGTCCACGCTGGCCGCCAAGCACCCGCATGTGCGGCCCGAGGATCTGGAGCTGCCCCCAACCCACGGCGTCGAAGCAGCCCGGACGCTCGTTGAGGCCACGCTTGCCGAACAGTTCTGGCTGACCGGCGAGCTGCGCCGCCGCCGCAGACCCAGCCCACGTCACCGTCCCAACTTCGACATGGGCCGCCTGTGGGAGGCGGCCATCCGCGCCCAGATGGACACCACAAACCAATCTCGGGGGCAAGCCAAACAGGTGATCACGGCCGTGGCGAACCAAATCTCCTCGCTGGCCGACATGGCAGAGTGGTTCAACGACACGTCACTGCGACAAGCAGCCATCGACGAAACGCTCGCCTACTGGGTTCTGGGACAAGACACGGCCAGCAGCCCCGCCCAGCAGGCATGGCAGAGGCTCTGGGAGCTTCGACAACGGCCGCCCACTCTCACTGCAGACGCCCCCGGCATCAACAATCTGAACGCCTTCCGGGAACGCGCCGAAACGGTCGCGCCCCTCGAAGACGCCTGGCTCAGCGCCTGGCGCGAGTGGGTAGACACCTCGCATGCCTGACCAGCCATCGCGGGGACCGAACAAGACAAGAAATGACGTCGGCACAGCCGAATATCCGCCCACTTCTTGCCAAAATGAGAGTGTGACACTTTCACTCTCATTTTCATGACGCTTTACAGCTACGCGACCGGTGGTGTCGTGGTTGTAGTATCGGGTGAAGGCCTTCACCCGATAGGAGGGGCGATTCCGTATGGGTGATGAGCGCGTGGCGACCCGGTTTGCCATGTATGCAGCGGCGGGGATGGCTGCGATCACGACGGTTACCTTCGGCTTGGCCCTGTTTGCCGTACCGATCTCTGGTTCGAACTGCCCAAGCGATTGCATCGAGTACCCCTATCTCGACACGCTCGACCGGTTTCCTCGTGACTACGTGTGGATGTTCTTTGCGATCGGGCTGGTCGTCACCTACCTGATCTTCACGATATCACTCAACAAGGTTCGTACCGGAGCAGGCTCGGCGATTCCCGGTCAGGTCGCAGTGGGGTTGGCGGTCGTTGTCGTGGCTGTGCTCGTGCCCACCTACTTCGTCCAGTTCTCCGTCGTGCCTTCGAGTCTCTCTGCCGGACAGACCGAGGGCATCTCCTTGCTCACGCAGTACAACCCCCAGGGGCTCTTCATAGCGCTCGAGGAGATCGGGTTCCTACTCATGAGCTTCTCTTTCCTCTTCCTGATTCCATTGATCCCCGCTGAGGGCACCAGGGCAAGGGTCGTTCGTTGGCTCTTCGGTGCTGGATTCGTCGTATCCGGTCTCGCGTTCGTCGCTATCGCGATTGCCTTCGGGTTCGACCGGCAAGATCGCTTTGAGATCGTCGTGATCTCGGTCACCTGGCTCGTATTGATCGTGAACGGAGTGTTGCTCTCCCTCGTATTCCGAAGTCGTCTCCAGGACGGCACCGATCTCTGAGCCAACCGGGCGACTGACCCGCACAAAGCGGCACATATGACTGTGGTCGGTCGCCGGAGTGATGGCAACTGATCGTCGGTCGACACCGAGCGTCCCATCCCTCAGGCTGTGCGCTCAGAAGGGGGGGCACCGTGAGACGGTTGACGCTACTTGCAGCGACGGCGGCCGGCGCTCTTTCTGCCTGTTCTGGCGAGGTGGTAGATGAGCAGCCGGACGCATCCCCTGTGGGGGTTGACGCGGATGAGGTGGCCTGTGCCATCTACAACGGGGATGATCCAGGGATCGTCATTGGGCCCGTCCCCAGCGGAGGTGAAGCGACCGTCTTTGCATCCGGTGGCACGGCCGAGACTGTCAGTGTGGGAGAGGTAGTCGGTGTCCGTGTGGAAAGGGCCAACGATGAAGGCCACGGCGATTTCGGATTCGGGGACATCGACGAAGCAGGCGTCACATTCTCCGGGGATACAACCCTCGATCGTGAGATGCCCGGGTACTCCATGACCTGGCGGCGAAGCTGACGAACGTATCCGTAAGGGCACCCGAGTGCGCTCGATGTTGCCGGACATGGAACAGTCCAGCCAGCGCTCCTTTCCCGGCGACCGTCAGAAGATCGGGTCTGTGGCCGACATCAGGACTCGGTCGTCTGGATCAGTGACGGACGTCTCCGAGGTGAGCGCTGACCCCGGATCGAGGCAGAGCTCACGATCAGATGCACCGTTGCTCCGGAGACTGGCGGAGAGAGGATCGAGCCGGCCGAAGAGCCGTATGTCGTCATGCCCTGATCTCGGCACGGTGGTCCGACCCCACAACGCACAATACGTGTGCAGGCAGAAGGGGAACTCGTGCAGCCCGGCTACCCGGCTAACGGATGCCGGTGTCGTAGGCAACGTCGAGCAGCCCGGCGCCGGGCACGATGAAGTCCTGCATCGGAGCGGTGCCGAGCAGTCCCTTGACCGGCTGAGGCACCAGAATGTAGGAGCCGGCAGGCAGCTCGAGTCGGAAGCGGCCCTGCGCGTCGGTCTTTGCGCGGGCGACTTCGTTGTCGGCCGGTCCCCACACGATGACTTCGGCGTTGGGGACCGGGCGGTCCGCACAGTCTGGATCGGGAGGTTCCTGCATCGTCGGACACGTCGGTCCGGCATGCACATAGCCCTCCACCGTGAAGGTACTGACCGGGGGAGTCGTGGAGCAACCGGCCGACAACACCAACAGGAGCAGAATGATGATCTTCACTGTCCGTTCGACGTTACTCAGGGCAGGTGAAGTTCCCCGACGACCCGGCAGGAAGTCTGACGCACGTCGCCCCCCTTTGCCGTCACGTGGCGCCCAAGAGCAGGCCGCTGCGAGGGGCAATTCCAGCATCGCACGTCCGTGTTGCCGGTTGCTGTGATCCCTCTCATCACCGCTACGCTGCCACGATGCTGCCTACCCGGACCATACGCCGACGTCTCATCGGCACACTGTTTGCCGGCTCCGGGATCAACCGCATCGGATTCCTGCTCGCGCTGACGGTTGCGAGCCTCGCCGCTCAGGACATGCTCGGTTCGGCACTGTGGGCGGGTCTCCCCGCAGCGGTCGGCGTGGCCGGCATGGCGCTCGCCACCACCCCGATGTCGGCCTACATGGCCCGGCGGGGCCGGCGCGCCGGGATGGTCGCCGGTCAGACGATCGCGGTGGCCGGTGCGCTCGTCGCGGCGGTCGCCGTGTACACCGGGCTGTTCCTTGTGCTGATCGTCGGGTTTTTTCTCTTCGGGGCCGGCAACAGCTCCGACAGGCTCGCCCGGTACGCAGCCGCCGAAGTCGTTTCCCCGGAACGTCGAGGCTCGGCGATCGCGCTGGTGGTGTGGGCCGGCACGGTCGGTTCGGTGATCGGACCTTCACTGCTGGAACCCGCCCAGAGGTTCGGGATCGCCGTCGGTGTCACAGGGCTCGCCGGCCCGTACCTCGGTACGGCGATCGCCTTCGCGCTGGCGGGGATACTCATCGCGGTCCTGCTCCGTCCCGATCCGTTGGAGTTCGCCGCCGAAGAACAGGCCAAGGCCGACTCGGTTCCCATGCGCGTGTCTGCCCTGTTGCGGATACCGAAGTTCCGCTTCGCGATCGTGGCACTCGTCGCCGGCCAGGTGGTCATGGTGCTGATCATGACCATGACCCCGATCTACATCCGTTCCGCCGGACAGAGCCTCGGGATCGTCGGACTCGTGATCAGCGCGCACACGCTGGGCATGTTCGCCCTCTCGCCGATCACCGGGTGGCTGGCCGATCGGCTGGGACGGATCCAGGTCGTGTTGGGTGGAGACGCGCTGCTGCTGATCGCCGGCGTCCTCGCGGCGTTCGCCGCAGGGTCCGACCGGGTGCTCCTCGTCGGTTCCCTGTTCCTGCTCGGGCTTGGATGGAACTTCGGGTTTGTGGCCGGCAGCGCTCTCGTCATCGAGGACGTCGCC is a genomic window of bacterium BMS3Abin02 containing:
- a CDS encoding major Facilitator Superfamily protein; the encoded protein is MLPTRTIRRRLIGTLFAGSGINRIGFLLALTVASLAAQDMLGSALWAGLPAAVGVAGMALATTPMSAYMARRGRRAGMVAGQTIAVAGALVAAVAVYTGLFLVLIVGFFLFGAGNSSDRLARYAAAEVVSPERRGSAIALVVWAGTVGSVIGPSLLEPAQRFGIAVGVTGLAGPYLGTAIAFALAGILIAVLLRPDPLEFAAEEQAKADSVPMRVSALLRIPKFRFAIVALVAGQVVMVLIMTMTPIYIRSAGQSLGIVGLVISAHTLGMFALSPITGWLADRLGRIQVVLGGDALLLIAGVLAAFAAGSDRVLLVGSLFLLGLGWNFGFVAGSALVIEDVAPGARLRAQGVADAFVWMSGAVATVASGFLLAAGGYAALSLVGAALALVPPLVLVRMRRAAASVQPVA
- a CDS encoding pemK-like protein — translated: MVDTPAGDKPFVVVSNQQRNRSLDTVLCARITTSPKRPSLPSVVPIEDRSGAVVGRVLCDDVLQLDKGQLLRRTAAFAPREMSRICDGLNAALACT